A genomic window from Cutibacterium acnes includes:
- a CDS encoding endonuclease domain-containing protein: MRNLGERLDRRGVARIYRHSYVRGQADRAVARGEAVRILPGVVAASAVARDPRIIIRALLLWHRDIVLVGKAALIMLGMKAPGTTRPMDFYGVKDVEAFSTTRCLTRPGIRVRRWHIPHWFITEREQIRIATAEVSVLILAIQGEWGWVCEALRQRVVTPESCRQARKSLTGRYPKTKVDAALADICLAAWSIPELEMGRVLRATGITGHKPNHKVRVGDRYYYLDRAFEAEKVALEIDGRSVHGTIDGFEATMMRSAHLDRHGWKVLHVTPTMFREDPRFVLDWLASHLHRRHRPKTMFTEFALRRIMSGAAPA, encoded by the coding sequence GTGAGGAATCTTGGAGAACGACTCGATCGACGCGGCGTTGCCCGTATTTACCGGCACAGCTATGTCCGAGGCCAGGCCGACCGGGCGGTAGCTCGAGGGGAGGCTGTCCGCATCCTGCCGGGGGTGGTCGCTGCGTCTGCTGTGGCCCGAGACCCGAGGATCATTATCCGGGCGTTGTTGTTGTGGCACCGTGACATTGTGTTGGTCGGAAAGGCTGCCCTTATCATGCTCGGGATGAAAGCCCCGGGTACAACCCGGCCCATGGACTTCTACGGCGTTAAGGATGTGGAGGCTTTCTCTACAACTCGTTGTCTCACCCGGCCGGGAATTCGAGTGCGTCGGTGGCATATACCTCACTGGTTTATAACCGAGCGAGAGCAAATTCGCATCGCTACTGCTGAAGTGTCGGTTCTCATACTGGCTATTCAGGGCGAGTGGGGATGGGTGTGTGAGGCCCTCCGGCAACGAGTCGTGACGCCCGAATCATGCCGGCAAGCTCGTAAGAGCCTGACAGGTCGGTATCCCAAGACCAAGGTTGATGCTGCTCTGGCCGACATCTGTCTGGCTGCGTGGTCGATTCCAGAACTAGAGATGGGCAGGGTACTGCGTGCTACTGGGATCACGGGGCACAAACCGAATCACAAGGTTCGTGTGGGCGACCGCTACTACTACTTGGACCGGGCCTTCGAGGCTGAGAAGGTGGCTTTGGAAATTGATGGCCGATCGGTACACGGGACGATTGACGGGTTTGAGGCGACCATGATGCGCTCAGCGCATTTAGACCGCCACGGCTGGAAGGTGCTTCACGTCACCCCAACCATGTTCCGCGAGGACCCGAGGTTTGTCCTAGACTGGCTCGCCTCCCACCTCCACCGGCGTCATCGGCCCAAAACTATGTTTACCGAGTTCGCTTTGCGACGAATTATGAGCGGCGCCGCCCCAGCTTGA
- a CDS encoding NAD(P)/FAD-dependent oxidoreductase: MGINNLLSDIGLPGLGCKPVLTDSKPRVVIVGAGFGGLAAAEKTAEAGCDVTLIDRNPYTTFQPLLYQVATGGLNPGDVTYRLRSFAANNGPHTHFRRACVTGIDTENRIVEVDNGDPISYDYLVLSQGVGANFFGTPGAAENSYTIYTRASSLRARDAIFTYLEDLDTQRDKTFDVIIVGGGPTGVEMAGTLAEMKSIGIPAIFPDVSTDRVHVTLVEMANHLLMPFDPALRHYTRRQLQKRGVDVRTNTAIAEVREDSVLLKDGQTLPADMVIWAAGVGAHKSVTNWGFEQGRGGRIATDGTLLVKGQDRIFAVGDGAINTEDPKPQLAQPAIQGGECVARQIVHLELGEPLEKFEYNDKGTMATIGRNSAVVQLSEKLKFTGIGAWLTWVTVHIFTLLGGRNRLQAMINLGARYIAFHREAGAIVGDVLSEEGKENMNKNALRDDDEKGAKPIDGKE; this comes from the coding sequence ATGGGCATCAATAACCTGTTGTCAGACATCGGCCTGCCGGGCCTGGGCTGCAAACCGGTTCTGACGGACTCCAAGCCCCGAGTTGTCATCGTCGGCGCCGGATTCGGCGGCTTGGCTGCTGCCGAAAAGACTGCCGAGGCAGGATGCGACGTCACCCTCATCGACCGCAACCCGTACACCACATTCCAGCCGCTGCTGTATCAGGTGGCAACCGGCGGTCTCAACCCTGGCGATGTCACCTACCGACTTCGCTCCTTCGCCGCTAACAACGGTCCTCACACCCACTTCCGTCGCGCTTGTGTGACCGGTATCGATACCGAGAACCGGATTGTCGAGGTCGACAACGGCGACCCGATCTCCTACGACTACCTCGTCCTGTCCCAGGGCGTCGGGGCCAACTTCTTCGGAACCCCTGGTGCCGCCGAAAACTCGTACACCATTTACACCCGTGCATCCTCACTGCGCGCTCGCGACGCGATCTTCACCTACCTTGAGGATCTCGACACCCAACGTGACAAGACCTTCGACGTCATCATCGTTGGCGGCGGCCCGACCGGCGTCGAAATGGCCGGCACCCTCGCCGAGATGAAGTCAATCGGCATCCCGGCGATCTTCCCGGATGTGTCCACCGACCGGGTCCACGTGACGCTCGTCGAGATGGCCAACCACCTCCTCATGCCCTTCGACCCAGCGCTGCGCCACTACACCCGCCGCCAACTGCAGAAGCGCGGCGTGGATGTGCGCACCAATACCGCCATCGCTGAGGTGCGCGAGGATTCCGTGCTCCTCAAGGACGGCCAGACTCTCCCGGCCGACATGGTCATTTGGGCCGCTGGCGTCGGTGCCCACAAGTCTGTTACGAATTGGGGATTTGAGCAGGGCCGAGGTGGCCGCATTGCTACCGACGGCACCCTCCTCGTCAAAGGCCAGGATCGCATCTTTGCTGTCGGCGACGGTGCCATCAACACCGAGGATCCCAAGCCCCAGCTCGCCCAACCCGCCATCCAGGGAGGCGAGTGCGTTGCTCGTCAGATCGTTCACCTCGAGCTCGGCGAGCCGCTGGAGAAGTTCGAGTACAACGACAAAGGCACGATGGCGACGATCGGCCGCAATTCAGCCGTCGTGCAGCTGTCCGAAAAGCTCAAGTTCACCGGTATCGGTGCATGGCTGACGTGGGTCACCGTGCATATCTTCACCCTGCTGGGCGGCCGCAACCGTCTGCAAGCCATGATAAACCTCGGCGCCCGCTACATCGCCTTCCATCGCGAGGCCGGAGCCATCGTCGGTGACGTTCTCAGCGAGGAGGGTAAGGAGAACATGAACAAGAATGCCCTTCGCGACGATGATGAGAAGGGCGCCAAACCCATTGATGGGAAAGAGTGA
- a CDS encoding NUDIX hydrolase, translating into MPHLHTQPHGHDVTISAWILRQFPSDGVRRRQWKALVHKHRKMNLWIQPGGHVEHTENPWQALAHELHEETGYSIDQLSVLQPWDRLPDGIHDLMHPTPVLLNTHSPYPGHFHSDIVMAMVAHGDPAEKPRPGESQELQWVSPDEFAALPGAEPDAVMIMTMIVERVADSWLAIPATRWSLADAPAEAMTDRSVAEATAPDPLDDRETLGWGTAQ; encoded by the coding sequence ATGCCACATCTCCATACGCAGCCGCACGGACATGACGTGACGATCAGTGCGTGGATCCTCAGACAGTTTCCGTCTGACGGCGTTCGTCGTCGGCAGTGGAAGGCGCTGGTGCACAAACACCGCAAAATGAACCTGTGGATCCAGCCTGGCGGGCACGTCGAACATACCGAGAATCCCTGGCAGGCCCTGGCACACGAGCTTCATGAGGAGACGGGCTACAGCATCGACCAATTGAGCGTTCTGCAGCCCTGGGACCGGTTGCCTGACGGCATACACGACCTCATGCATCCCACCCCGGTGCTCCTCAACACCCACAGCCCCTACCCGGGCCATTTCCACTCCGACATCGTCATGGCAATGGTTGCCCATGGCGATCCGGCGGAAAAACCGCGTCCGGGGGAGTCTCAAGAGCTGCAATGGGTCAGTCCTGACGAATTTGCCGCGTTGCCGGGGGCCGAGCCTGACGCAGTCATGATCATGACGATGATCGTTGAAAGGGTGGCTGATTCATGGCTGGCGATCCCCGCGACACGCTGGTCTCTGGCTGACGCTCCCGCTGAGGCGATGACCGATCGGTCTGTTGCTGAGGCCACTGCTCCTGATCCTCTCGACGACAGGGAGACGCTGGGGTGGGGGACCGCTCAGTGA
- the hrpB gene encoding ATP-dependent helicase HrpB — translation MGDRSVTRNCGPDLVRVGAGLPVAAYRDEITTALHGGRAVIVAPPGTGKTTFVPPLVASRCSGRVIVTQPRRVAARAAARRLATLTGTRPGEFASHTVHGESTTTRDTKVEFVTTGVLLRRLLSDPDLTGVDAVVLDEVHERHLDADLVVAMVCEVAQLRDDLTIVAMSATVDSSGWAAFLGGVEPAPVVEVASALHELEVEWAPAAGAAVESRGVSREFLGHLGTVTVDALDRHTEGSALVFVPGAREVDHVVADLRSRLAGIDVVGLSGAMSAREQDHALSDPGNVRRVIVSTAVAESSLTVPGVRLVVDSGLSREPRLDRGRGMTGLVTVRESRASAVQRAGRAARLGPGVAVRCLRAQDWAGMNADPTPEVDHADLVASLLSLAVWGSPRGEGMALPTPLPQDRVAAAEEELRDLGAVDAEGRITARGRHLATFPLDPRLARALTDGAAIIGSRRCAEIAAMLGLEDGQVDLVGQWRQLRSGRHPEAAMWRREADRLARLINDVPPTDITDDDAVATVVSLARPGWIARSRGVGSTSYLLACGTGVDLPRNCPPGLLGQPWLAVARTSRITSGALIRAAVPLSESAALESGEAMLTNDTPVTWDGGKVRGRRVSRLGAIELSSTPVRPDPVRARHVALEAVRSGGLDVASLTKNGESLRRRLALAHRVFGDPWPDVSDEALLACAEEWLDLDALAAGRGSDAASGLRGLLGWQESARLDEVAPETITVPSGSRIRVDYPEPGSDTSPVLAVKLQECFGWTDGPTVCDGRVRVVLHLLSPARRPLAVTDDLASFWASVYPAVRVENRGRYSKHPWPEDPMTATPTKRTNRALRGN, via the coding sequence GTGGGGGACCGCTCAGTGACGAGGAATTGTGGTCCAGACCTGGTGAGAGTTGGGGCTGGACTTCCGGTTGCCGCCTACCGTGACGAGATCACCACGGCTTTACATGGTGGGCGGGCCGTCATCGTGGCTCCACCGGGTACTGGTAAGACAACATTCGTCCCGCCCTTGGTGGCCTCGAGGTGTTCTGGTCGGGTTATCGTCACCCAGCCACGCCGGGTGGCAGCGAGGGCCGCTGCTCGCCGACTTGCCACGCTGACCGGGACCCGCCCCGGGGAGTTCGCGTCGCACACCGTGCACGGTGAGTCGACGACAACCCGCGACACCAAGGTGGAGTTCGTTACTACCGGGGTGTTGCTGCGCCGTCTACTCAGCGACCCCGACCTGACTGGGGTGGATGCCGTCGTCCTCGATGAGGTCCACGAACGTCACCTCGACGCTGACCTCGTCGTGGCAATGGTGTGTGAAGTTGCTCAATTGCGCGATGATCTGACCATTGTCGCGATGTCGGCGACTGTCGATAGTTCCGGGTGGGCAGCTTTTCTCGGCGGTGTTGAGCCGGCGCCGGTTGTCGAGGTGGCCTCCGCTCTGCATGAACTCGAGGTGGAGTGGGCACCGGCAGCTGGTGCTGCTGTGGAATCTCGGGGAGTGAGTCGCGAATTTCTCGGCCATCTTGGCACTGTGACCGTTGACGCGCTTGATCGCCACACTGAAGGGTCGGCACTTGTTTTTGTTCCGGGCGCCCGCGAGGTTGACCACGTCGTCGCGGATTTGCGTTCCCGGCTCGCCGGGATAGATGTGGTCGGGTTGTCTGGGGCGATGTCGGCACGTGAGCAGGATCATGCTCTGTCAGATCCAGGGAATGTGCGTCGCGTTATTGTCTCGACGGCTGTCGCAGAATCTTCCCTGACGGTGCCTGGTGTGAGGCTCGTTGTTGACTCCGGGTTGTCACGCGAACCGAGACTCGACCGTGGTCGAGGTATGACGGGCCTAGTGACGGTCCGGGAATCCCGCGCTTCAGCAGTGCAGCGCGCCGGACGCGCAGCTCGTCTGGGCCCGGGGGTAGCAGTGCGCTGCCTGCGTGCCCAGGACTGGGCGGGCATGAATGCCGACCCTACCCCCGAGGTCGACCACGCCGACCTTGTGGCGTCCCTGTTGTCTTTGGCGGTGTGGGGATCCCCTCGTGGCGAAGGGATGGCACTGCCAACACCATTGCCACAGGATCGGGTAGCTGCGGCCGAAGAGGAACTGCGAGATCTGGGGGCCGTCGACGCGGAGGGGCGGATTACGGCGAGGGGGCGTCACCTTGCCACGTTTCCCCTTGACCCACGTCTGGCAAGGGCTTTGACCGACGGTGCCGCCATCATCGGATCGCGCCGCTGTGCTGAGATCGCCGCCATGCTTGGCCTGGAAGACGGCCAGGTCGACCTCGTTGGGCAATGGCGTCAACTGCGATCGGGGCGACACCCAGAGGCCGCGATGTGGCGCCGCGAAGCTGACCGGCTGGCCCGGCTCATCAACGACGTTCCCCCTACCGACATCACCGATGACGATGCCGTCGCCACCGTCGTTTCCCTTGCTCGCCCGGGGTGGATCGCTCGCAGCCGAGGGGTGGGTTCTACGTCGTATCTACTGGCCTGTGGCACGGGGGTTGACCTTCCTCGCAACTGCCCTCCAGGGCTGCTCGGGCAGCCGTGGCTGGCGGTGGCACGTACCTCGCGCATTACTAGTGGCGCCCTCATCCGGGCCGCTGTCCCGCTCTCGGAGTCGGCTGCGTTGGAGTCCGGTGAGGCGATGCTGACGAACGACACACCGGTGACTTGGGATGGCGGGAAAGTACGGGGCAGGCGGGTGTCGCGCCTCGGTGCGATCGAGTTGTCGTCGACCCCGGTCCGCCCAGATCCGGTACGGGCTCGCCACGTGGCGCTGGAAGCAGTGAGGTCTGGGGGACTTGACGTAGCGAGCCTGACGAAGAACGGTGAATCTTTGCGACGCCGTCTTGCCCTGGCCCATCGGGTGTTTGGTGATCCCTGGCCCGATGTCAGCGATGAGGCTCTGCTAGCCTGCGCCGAGGAGTGGCTTGACCTCGACGCGTTGGCGGCAGGGCGGGGAAGTGACGCAGCTTCGGGGTTGCGGGGGCTGCTGGGCTGGCAGGAATCCGCTCGTCTTGACGAGGTCGCCCCCGAGACCATCACCGTCCCCAGCGGATCGCGGATCCGCGTCGACTATCCCGAGCCTGGCAGTGACACCTCTCCGGTTCTTGCAGTCAAACTCCAGGAGTGTTTTGGCTGGACTGATGGCCCGACGGTGTGTGACGGCAGGGTGAGGGTGGTCCTCCACCTGCTATCCCCGGCGCGACGGCCCCTGGCCGTCACCGACGATCTGGCGAGTTTCTGGGCCAGTGTGTATCCCGCGGTGAGGGTTGAAAACCGGGGGCGCTACTCCAAACATCCCTGGCCGGAGGACCCCATGACAGCCACACCTACCAAGCGCACGAATCGCGCCCTGCGGGGGAACTGA
- a CDS encoding ECF transporter S component, which translates to MTNDKLTMRYRTIDIVTPVMIVVAFGVIFLGYGAVYSLLKPATSVYLPIEGILSGIWFLPALLAGLIVRKPGAALLSEVLAAAIEAALGGPWGAGTLISGVVQALPMELCLLVVAYRKAGPKLVLVAGALTGFAEAIYERISYYPMFRFGDTIVYFVFMIVSGALLGGLVAWGIVRGLAAAGALSPFAVSRELRGGKSPRSTISSRNLS; encoded by the coding sequence ATGACCAACGACAAACTCACCATGCGATACCGCACTATCGACATCGTGACTCCAGTGATGATTGTTGTGGCATTCGGCGTCATCTTCCTCGGCTACGGAGCGGTATATAGTCTCCTCAAGCCGGCCACGTCGGTGTATCTGCCCATTGAGGGCATCCTTTCTGGCATCTGGTTCCTGCCGGCACTTCTTGCTGGGCTCATCGTTCGTAAACCCGGTGCAGCCTTACTCTCCGAGGTTCTGGCGGCCGCCATTGAGGCTGCTCTCGGCGGCCCGTGGGGGGCTGGCACCCTCATTTCCGGTGTCGTCCAGGCCCTGCCGATGGAGCTGTGTTTGCTCGTCGTCGCCTACCGCAAGGCCGGTCCGAAGCTTGTCCTGGTGGCCGGGGCTCTTACCGGTTTCGCTGAGGCCATCTACGAGCGCATCTCTTACTACCCGATGTTCCGTTTCGGCGACACGATCGTCTACTTCGTTTTCATGATCGTTTCCGGGGCTCTGCTCGGCGGTCTGGTGGCATGGGGTATTGTCCGTGGCCTCGCGGCTGCCGGTGCGCTCAGCCCCTTCGCAGTTTCTCGTGAATTGCGTGGCGGGAAGTCACCCCGGAGCACAATCTCATCGCGAAACCTGTCATGA
- a CDS encoding ATP-binding cassette domain-containing protein gives MTDVLTHADHVDEVSSRRAVPVDVEGMTVGVPDRDEPILGPIDLHLGAGSRVLVSGPSGAGKTTLLHAIGGLLEEESYDLTGRVNTWSGDVNVGLLQQEPIHSVVAATCGRDIAFGPENHRVPREDIWPIVEDSQRRARFTMPMDHSTTKMSGGQMQRLAIAGILATNPGLLLLDEPISMLDEESATAIRDEIARMAHDRTVLVVDHHPDQWRGVLDQVVELTDHGTLKKIWDFEDFLDSREATSLPSHTSTAGEVVASTSSLDAHRPQSDDVLLGGVTMSARRGHITVVSGPSGVGKSTLLRLLAGLDVPASGELTLPDQTAWVPQNPENYLVARTAADELFASPMVPEDADLRDLVRTFGLKSILDSHPMTCSGGEKRRLAIAAALAQRPDLLLLDEPTVGLDDDRGASVLSAIRAAADSGVAVVVSSHDRQVIAMADEVVDVASYRVPDPTPNERPGEKPAFLTTINPLVAFLIAIAGIFGSLFVRSPLVGAVGLIPAAVMAPMCSRHVKPLVVRTVPVLIAAVMLVWTTLLLHSGFTDPSAWSEATRQGLRILVFVLPGALASAAIDPTRLGDALAQQTHLSQRPVVASMAGVVRMGHLGDQWHIQSDVRNLRGLGPKRSLSSRITYLSSMTFAMVLYAMRSSEVLSRAMDSRGFATATRRTYAVESRWRARDLWGVVLAAFVVAVPALAAVLFG, from the coding sequence ATGACTGACGTCTTGACCCATGCTGACCACGTTGACGAGGTTTCCAGCCGCCGGGCGGTGCCGGTGGATGTCGAGGGGATGACGGTCGGCGTTCCCGATCGCGACGAGCCCATTCTTGGCCCCATCGACCTCCATTTGGGGGCAGGATCCCGGGTGCTTGTATCTGGGCCGTCGGGAGCTGGTAAGACCACCTTGCTGCACGCCATCGGCGGCTTACTGGAGGAAGAGAGCTACGACCTTACCGGGCGGGTGAACACGTGGTCCGGCGACGTGAATGTCGGACTGTTGCAGCAGGAACCGATCCACTCCGTCGTTGCTGCTACATGCGGACGAGACATCGCCTTTGGCCCGGAGAACCATCGTGTCCCGCGCGAGGACATCTGGCCGATCGTCGAGGATTCCCAACGACGAGCCCGGTTCACCATGCCCATGGACCACTCGACTACGAAGATGTCCGGAGGCCAGATGCAGCGCCTCGCCATCGCTGGGATCCTCGCTACCAATCCCGGGCTGTTGCTGCTTGATGAGCCCATTTCCATGCTCGACGAGGAGTCGGCTACGGCGATCCGTGACGAAATCGCCAGGATGGCCCACGACCGAACTGTGCTCGTCGTCGATCACCATCCCGACCAGTGGCGTGGCGTCCTTGACCAGGTCGTCGAATTGACCGACCACGGCACCCTCAAGAAGATCTGGGACTTTGAAGACTTCCTGGACTCGCGTGAGGCAACGTCATTGCCGTCACACACCTCCACCGCGGGCGAGGTGGTTGCTTCTACCAGCTCCCTCGATGCCCACCGTCCCCAGTCCGACGACGTGCTGCTGGGTGGTGTCACCATGTCTGCCCGGCGTGGTCACATTACCGTTGTGTCGGGCCCGAGTGGGGTTGGCAAATCCACCCTGCTGAGGCTGCTCGCTGGCCTTGACGTTCCCGCGTCTGGCGAACTCACCCTGCCGGACCAGACCGCCTGGGTGCCGCAGAACCCGGAGAATTACCTGGTGGCTCGAACGGCTGCCGACGAGTTGTTTGCCTCGCCGATGGTCCCGGAGGACGCCGATCTTAGGGACTTGGTGCGGACCTTCGGGCTCAAATCGATCCTGGACTCCCACCCCATGACGTGCTCCGGGGGCGAGAAGCGGCGCCTTGCTATCGCGGCAGCCCTGGCCCAGCGCCCCGACCTTCTCCTTCTCGATGAGCCGACTGTCGGCCTCGACGACGACCGCGGCGCGAGCGTGCTGTCAGCGATTCGTGCTGCTGCTGACTCAGGTGTCGCCGTCGTCGTTTCCTCCCACGATCGTCAGGTCATCGCTATGGCCGACGAGGTCGTCGACGTCGCCTCTTACCGCGTCCCGGACCCCACTCCCAATGAGCGTCCGGGCGAAAAACCAGCCTTCCTGACGACGATCAACCCCCTCGTTGCTTTTCTCATTGCCATTGCTGGCATTTTCGGGTCTCTCTTTGTGCGCTCCCCCCTCGTGGGGGCTGTGGGACTTATCCCGGCTGCCGTGATGGCCCCGATGTGCTCCCGCCATGTCAAACCCTTGGTGGTGCGGACGGTGCCGGTTCTCATCGCTGCGGTGATGCTGGTCTGGACGACCCTGTTACTGCACAGCGGGTTCACTGACCCGTCCGCCTGGAGCGAGGCGACTCGTCAGGGTCTGAGGATCCTCGTTTTTGTCCTGCCCGGAGCGCTGGCCTCGGCGGCCATCGACCCTACTCGGTTGGGTGACGCCTTGGCCCAGCAAACCCACCTGTCGCAGCGTCCGGTAGTGGCTTCGATGGCCGGAGTGGTGCGGATGGGTCACCTAGGTGACCAGTGGCACATTCAGTCCGATGTACGTAACTTGCGCGGGTTGGGCCCCAAGCGGTCCCTGTCCTCGAGGATCACGTACCTGTCGTCAATGACCTTCGCGATGGTGCTGTATGCCATGAGGTCCTCGGAAGTCCTTAGCCGAGCGATGGATTCCCGCGGATTCGCGACGGCGACCCGCCGGACCTACGCGGTGGAGTCGCGCTGGCGTGCTCGTGATCTGTGGGGAGTGGTGCTTGCAGCGTTTGTTGTCGCGGTTCCGGCCCTGGCGGCGGTGTTGTTCGGCTGA
- a CDS encoding glycosyltransferase family 4 protein has product MPQRKVSVINHYAFPPGSGGITRNFDMFSRLRGWQPHFYAANINHTSGERMTVDDPRYTLVPIPQYKGNGVKRVLGWVAFAAGAGARALARPADVIFASSPQILSPAVGMVVAALRRKPFVVEVRDLWPESLVSGGALKEGSALHKVLQGLEKTIYAHARQIVVVTKGWEDHFREIGINVDKITVVPNGADLAEYEVKESREELRKEYGISGFTAVFSGTHANYVGLDLIVDAARRLPDVNFLLVGAGARKQWAIDEVAKLRLTNVTFHDQVPKSELVRILSACDVGLHTVSPQSVFDKGMSPNKLYDYMAAGLAVVSNAKVPIRDVISDDEVGACVDPTDLVAGIERVRDADEATMKRWHERARELMANKYSLQASVDKLARVLEKALYR; this is encoded by the coding sequence ATGCCGCAACGCAAGGTCAGCGTGATCAATCACTACGCCTTTCCACCGGGATCAGGCGGCATCACCCGGAACTTTGACATGTTTTCCCGGCTGCGCGGCTGGCAGCCCCATTTTTATGCTGCCAACATCAACCACACCTCCGGTGAGCGCATGACGGTTGACGACCCGCGCTACACCCTCGTCCCGATCCCGCAGTACAAGGGCAACGGAGTCAAGCGGGTCCTCGGCTGGGTTGCCTTTGCCGCCGGCGCCGGAGCCCGAGCCCTAGCCCGCCCGGCCGACGTCATTTTCGCCTCCTCCCCACAGATTTTGTCCCCCGCAGTCGGGATGGTCGTCGCCGCTCTTCGTCGCAAGCCATTCGTCGTCGAAGTCCGCGATCTATGGCCGGAATCCTTGGTATCAGGCGGCGCCCTCAAGGAGGGGTCAGCCCTGCACAAGGTGCTGCAAGGGTTGGAAAAAACCATCTACGCCCACGCTCGCCAGATCGTCGTCGTAACGAAGGGCTGGGAGGACCACTTCCGCGAAATCGGCATTAACGTCGACAAGATCACCGTCGTCCCTAATGGCGCCGACCTGGCCGAATACGAGGTCAAGGAGTCCCGCGAAGAGTTGCGCAAGGAGTACGGCATCTCCGGGTTCACCGCGGTGTTCTCGGGAACCCATGCCAACTACGTCGGACTGGACCTCATCGTCGATGCCGCCCGCCGTCTGCCCGACGTCAACTTTCTGTTGGTCGGTGCCGGGGCGCGTAAGCAGTGGGCCATTGACGAAGTCGCCAAGCTCCGCCTAACCAACGTCACTTTCCACGACCAGGTGCCGAAGTCAGAATTGGTGCGCATCCTGTCGGCCTGCGACGTCGGTCTGCACACGGTATCCCCGCAGTCGGTCTTCGACAAAGGTATGAGCCCCAACAAGCTCTACGACTACATGGCTGCCGGGCTAGCCGTCGTCTCCAACGCCAAGGTGCCCATCCGCGACGTCATCAGCGACGACGAGGTGGGCGCATGCGTCGACCCCACTGACCTGGTAGCCGGTATCGAGCGGGTACGTGACGCCGACGAAGCCACCATGAAGCGCTGGCACGAGCGGGCCCGTGAACTCATGGCAAACAAGTACTCCCTGCAGGCATCCGTCGACAAGCTGGCGAGGGTGCTCGAGAAAGCGCTATATCGCTGA
- a CDS encoding MauE/DoxX family redox-associated membrane protein — protein sequence MSHPSHFTAPSPSKRHPLRTLSRLGVGGLLAYAGVGHLTFVREEFQAQVPDWVPVDDDTVVWLSGAAEIILGAALLSGRHKKFWGRSAAAFFAAIFPGNVGQLVEHKDGFGLDDDRKRAIRLLFQPILVGLALEGTRED from the coding sequence ATGTCCCACCCATCACACTTCACCGCCCCATCGCCCTCGAAGCGCCACCCCTTACGCACCCTGAGCCGCCTCGGAGTAGGCGGTCTACTGGCTTACGCCGGTGTCGGTCACCTCACCTTCGTCCGCGAGGAGTTCCAAGCTCAGGTACCCGATTGGGTACCGGTCGATGACGACACGGTTGTCTGGCTGTCAGGAGCCGCCGAGATCATCCTCGGCGCCGCCTTACTGTCAGGCCGTCACAAGAAGTTCTGGGGACGCAGCGCAGCTGCCTTCTTCGCCGCAATTTTCCCTGGCAACGTCGGCCAACTCGTCGAGCACAAGGATGGATTCGGCCTTGACGACGACCGCAAGCGCGCAATTCGCTTGCTCTTCCAGCCCATCCTGGTGGGCCTGGCTCTGGAAGGCACCCGCGAGGACTAA
- a CDS encoding dihydroorotate dehydrogenase-like protein → MSDLHTKYMGLTLRSPLVASAGPIQQKVDGVRALADAGVGAIVMYSLFEEQVRHEEARQAEIELEYMDSFAESLSFFPTVASNEGGITERYLAHLEASANAVDIPVIASLNGATNGGWVDTAKRMENAGAAGIECNIYMVPGDLEQSAEEVEDRHVEIVQAVKDAVSVPVAVKLSPFFSALGNMATRLDAAGADALVMFNRFLQPDINVETMQVEPGVWLSSPADARLPLTWIAALSGRIGASLAASSGVESANDVVKYLLAGADVVMTTSALVRHGAGYATELQKGLESYLQRKEVDLDTLRGTLAVPNDASTAEYERNGYVAALEKAKTTYGS, encoded by the coding sequence ATGAGTGATCTTCACACCAAGTACATGGGGCTAACCCTGAGGTCGCCATTAGTTGCCTCCGCCGGCCCCATCCAGCAGAAAGTCGACGGGGTCAGGGCCCTCGCCGACGCCGGGGTCGGAGCTATCGTCATGTACTCCCTATTCGAGGAACAGGTGAGGCACGAGGAGGCTCGGCAAGCCGAAATCGAGCTAGAGTACATGGACTCGTTCGCCGAATCGCTGAGCTTCTTCCCGACCGTGGCCAGCAACGAAGGCGGCATTACCGAGCGCTACCTCGCCCATCTGGAAGCCAGCGCCAATGCCGTTGACATCCCCGTCATTGCGTCCCTCAACGGGGCCACAAACGGCGGCTGGGTCGACACCGCCAAACGGATGGAGAACGCCGGCGCAGCAGGCATCGAGTGCAACATCTACATGGTGCCCGGTGACCTTGAACAGTCAGCCGAAGAAGTCGAAGACCGCCACGTCGAGATCGTCCAGGCCGTCAAAGACGCCGTGAGCGTACCGGTTGCTGTCAAACTCTCGCCGTTCTTCTCGGCCCTCGGCAATATGGCTACCCGCCTGGATGCCGCTGGTGCCGACGCCCTAGTGATGTTCAACCGGTTCCTGCAGCCCGACATCAACGTCGAGACAATGCAAGTAGAGCCCGGGGTGTGGCTGTCTTCCCCGGCTGACGCTCGCCTGCCACTGACGTGGATTGCTGCACTGTCGGGCCGCATTGGCGCCTCGCTGGCTGCGTCCTCAGGCGTCGAGAGCGCCAACGACGTCGTCAAGTACCTGCTTGCTGGAGCCGACGTCGTTATGACCACTTCAGCGTTGGTGCGTCACGGCGCCGGGTACGCGACCGAGCTGCAGAAGGGACTGGAATCCTACCTGCAACGCAAGGAAGTCGACCTTGACACGCTGCGCGGAACGCTCGCTGTCCCGAACGATGCGTCGACCGCCGAGTACGAACGCAACGGTTACGTTGCGGCCCTCGAGAAGGCCAAAACAACCTATGGATCCTGA